The following proteins are co-located in the Pseudomonas sp. DY-1 genome:
- the mexE gene encoding multidrug efflux RND transporter periplasmic adaptor subunit MexE has product MEAIQKNLWRYPLTLAAAVVLVACGKAPEATLNQAAPKVSVAEVIEQPLNEWDEFTGRLEAPESVEIRPRVSGYIDRVAFDEGSLVKKGDLLFQIDPRPFEAEVKRLEAQLQQARANQNRAANEARRGERLRQSNAISAELADARASAATEAQAAVAATQAELDNAKLNLSFTRVTAPIDGRVSRAEITEGNLVNASQSLLTSVVSTDKVYAYFDADERAFLKYVELARKTGSDTRAASPVYMGLSSETGNPHLGQLDFLDNQVNPRTGTIRGRAVFDNKDGRFTPGLYARIKLVGSETYPAALIKDEAIGTDLGKKFVLVLGDDNKVNYRSIELGPKLEGLRIVRSGLAKGETIVVNGLQRAMPGAPVEPQSVPMADESTLAQLARLRQSVDSSNAPRVAEQSAKTSVGPRG; this is encoded by the coding sequence ATGGAAGCAATACAGAAGAATCTCTGGCGTTACCCTCTTACCCTCGCGGCGGCGGTGGTACTGGTAGCCTGCGGCAAGGCACCGGAAGCCACGCTCAACCAAGCGGCCCCCAAAGTCAGCGTCGCCGAAGTGATCGAACAGCCCCTCAACGAATGGGACGAATTCACCGGCCGCCTGGAAGCTCCGGAGTCCGTGGAAATTCGCCCGCGCGTCTCCGGCTACATCGACCGCGTAGCTTTCGATGAAGGCAGCCTGGTGAAGAAAGGCGACCTGCTGTTCCAGATCGACCCACGCCCCTTCGAGGCCGAGGTCAAGCGCCTGGAAGCCCAGCTGCAGCAAGCCCGCGCCAACCAGAACCGTGCCGCCAACGAAGCCCGCCGCGGTGAGCGCCTGCGCCAGAGCAATGCCATCTCCGCCGAACTGGCCGACGCTCGCGCCAGCGCTGCCACCGAAGCCCAGGCCGCGGTCGCCGCCACCCAGGCCGAACTGGACAACGCCAAGCTCAACCTCAGCTTCACCCGCGTGACCGCGCCCATCGACGGTCGCGTCAGCCGTGCCGAAATCACCGAAGGCAATCTGGTCAACGCCAGCCAATCGCTGCTGACCTCGGTGGTCTCCACTGACAAGGTCTACGCCTATTTCGACGCCGACGAGCGCGCCTTCCTCAAGTACGTGGAACTGGCCCGCAAGACCGGCTCCGACACCCGCGCCGCCAGCCCCGTCTACATGGGCCTGTCCAGCGAAACCGGCAACCCGCACCTGGGCCAGCTGGACTTCCTCGACAACCAGGTCAATCCGCGCACCGGCACCATCCGTGGCCGCGCCGTGTTCGACAACAAGGACGGCCGCTTCACCCCTGGCCTCTACGCCCGCATCAAGCTGGTTGGCAGCGAGACCTACCCCGCCGCGCTGATCAAGGACGAAGCCATCGGTACCGACCTGGGCAAGAAGTTCGTCCTGGTGCTCGGTGACGACAACAAGGTGAACTACCGCTCCATCGAACTGGGGCCGAAGCTGGAAGGCCTGCGCATCGTTCGCAGTGGCCTGGCCAAGGGCGAGACCATCGTCGTCAACGGTCTGCAACGCGCCATGCCTGGCGCCCCGGTGGAACCGCAGTCAGTCCCCATGGCTGACGAATCCACCCTCGCGCAACTGGCACGCCTGCGCCAATCGGTCGACAGCAGCAACGCCCCACGGGTGGCTGAGCAGAGCGCCAAAACTTCCGTCGGCCCGCGCGGCTGA
- a CDS encoding efflux RND transporter permease subunit, which yields MNFSQFFILRPIFAAVLSLLILIGGAISLFQLPISEYPEVVPPTVVVRANFPGANPKVIGETVASPLEQAIVGVEGMLYMSSQATNDGKLTLTITFALGTDLDNAQVQVQNRVTRTEPKLPEEVTRIGITVDKASPDLTMVVHLTSPDNRYDMLYLSNYAALNVKDELARLDGVGDVQLFGMGDYSLRVWLDPNKVASRNLTATDVVNAIREQNRQVAAGALGAPPSNAGNSFQLSINTQGRLVTEEEFENIIIRAGEDGEITRLKDIARVELGSSQYALRSLLNNQPAVAIPVFQRPGSNAIEISDAVRARMAELKQNFPQGMDYEIVYDPTIFVRGSIEAVVHTLLEAIVLVVLVVILFLQTWRASIIPLAAVPVSLIGTFAVMHLFGFSLNALSLFGLVLAIGIVVDDAIVVVENVERNIGLGKSPIDATRQAMKEVTGPIIATALVLCAVFVPTAFISGLTGQFYQQFALTIAISTVISAFNSLTLSPALAAVLLKDHHAPKDRFSRVLDKMFGGWLFGPFNRMFERAGGGYVRTVRRVLRGSSIAMLVYGGLLVLGYLGFSSTPTGFVPQQDKQYLVAFAQLPDAATLDRTEAVIKRMSEIASKHPGVENTVAFPGLSINGFTNSPNSGIVFTPLKPFDERKDPSMSAGAIAAELNKQFADIQDAYIAIFPPPPVQGLGTIGGFRLQVEDRGNLGYEELYKQTQNIIAKARQLPELNPMSVFTSYQVNVPQVDAAIDREKAKTHGVAISDIFDTMQVYLGSLYANDFNRFGRTYQVNVQAEQQFRLEPEQIGQLKVRNNRGEMIPLSTFVKVENSSGPDRVMHYNGFITAEINGAAAPGYSSGQAEAAIEKLLKEELPNGMTFEWTDLTYQQILAGNTAVFIFPLCVLLAFLVLAAQYESWSLPLAVILIVPTVLFSAITGVILAGSDNNIFTQIGLIVLVGLACKNAILIVEFAKEKQEEGLDRVAAVLEACRLRLRPILMTSIAFIMGVVPLVLSSGAGAEMRHAMGVAVFSGMIGVTFFGLLLTPVFYVLIRGFVEKREARKGARAQQLKEAHT from the coding sequence ATGAATTTCTCCCAGTTCTTCATCCTGCGGCCGATCTTCGCCGCCGTGCTGTCGCTGCTGATCCTGATCGGCGGTGCCATCTCGCTGTTCCAGCTGCCCATCAGCGAATACCCGGAAGTGGTACCGCCGACAGTGGTCGTGCGCGCCAACTTCCCCGGCGCCAACCCCAAGGTGATTGGTGAAACTGTCGCCTCGCCGCTGGAACAGGCCATCGTCGGTGTGGAAGGCATGCTCTACATGTCCTCCCAGGCCACCAACGACGGCAAGCTGACCCTGACCATCACCTTCGCCCTGGGTACCGACCTGGACAACGCGCAGGTGCAGGTGCAGAACCGCGTGACCCGAACCGAACCCAAGCTGCCGGAGGAAGTCACCCGTATCGGCATCACGGTCGACAAGGCCTCGCCCGACCTGACCATGGTCGTGCACCTGACCTCGCCGGATAACCGCTACGACATGCTCTACCTGTCCAACTATGCCGCGCTCAACGTCAAGGACGAGCTGGCGCGCCTGGACGGCGTAGGGGACGTGCAATTGTTCGGCATGGGCGACTATTCCCTGCGCGTGTGGCTGGACCCCAACAAGGTCGCCTCGCGCAACCTGACTGCCACTGATGTGGTCAATGCCATCCGCGAACAGAACCGTCAGGTGGCAGCCGGCGCCCTCGGTGCGCCGCCGTCCAACGCCGGCAACAGCTTCCAGCTCTCGATCAACACTCAGGGCCGCCTGGTTACCGAGGAGGAGTTCGAGAACATCATCATCCGCGCCGGCGAGGACGGCGAGATCACTCGCCTGAAAGACATCGCTCGTGTCGAGTTGGGCTCGAGCCAGTACGCCCTGCGCTCTCTGCTGAACAACCAGCCGGCCGTGGCCATCCCGGTATTCCAGCGTCCCGGTTCCAACGCCATCGAAATCTCCGATGCAGTCCGGGCACGCATGGCCGAGCTGAAGCAGAACTTCCCCCAGGGCATGGACTACGAAATCGTCTATGACCCGACGATCTTCGTGCGCGGTTCCATCGAGGCCGTGGTCCACACCCTGCTCGAAGCCATCGTGCTGGTGGTGCTGGTGGTGATCCTGTTCCTGCAGACCTGGCGCGCCTCGATCATCCCGCTGGCCGCCGTGCCGGTGTCGTTGATCGGCACCTTCGCGGTGATGCACCTGTTCGGCTTCTCGCTCAACGCCCTGTCGCTGTTCGGCCTGGTGCTGGCCATCGGCATCGTGGTGGACGATGCGATCGTCGTCGTGGAAAACGTGGAGCGGAACATCGGACTCGGCAAGTCGCCGATCGATGCGACCCGCCAAGCCATGAAGGAAGTGACCGGCCCGATCATCGCTACCGCCCTCGTGCTGTGCGCCGTGTTCGTGCCCACCGCCTTCATCTCCGGCCTCACCGGGCAGTTCTACCAGCAGTTCGCGCTGACCATCGCCATTTCCACGGTGATCTCGGCCTTCAACTCGCTGACGCTGTCGCCGGCCCTGGCCGCCGTGCTGCTGAAGGATCACCACGCGCCGAAAGACCGCTTCTCCCGCGTACTCGACAAGATGTTCGGTGGCTGGCTGTTCGGCCCGTTCAACCGCATGTTCGAACGCGCCGGAGGCGGTTACGTCCGTACCGTACGCCGCGTCCTGCGTGGCAGCAGCATTGCCATGCTGGTCTATGGCGGCCTGCTGGTGCTCGGCTACCTGGGCTTCTCCAGCACCCCGACCGGCTTCGTGCCGCAACAGGACAAGCAGTACCTGGTGGCCTTCGCTCAACTGCCGGACGCCGCCACCCTCGACCGTACCGAGGCTGTGATCAAGCGCATGTCCGAGATCGCCTCCAAGCATCCGGGCGTCGAAAACACCGTGGCCTTCCCGGGTCTGTCCATCAACGGTTTCACCAACAGCCCGAACAGCGGCATCGTGTTCACCCCGCTCAAGCCCTTCGATGAGCGCAAGGACCCGTCCATGTCCGCTGGCGCCATCGCGGCCGAGCTGAACAAGCAGTTCGCGGATATCCAGGACGCCTACATCGCGATCTTCCCGCCGCCCCCGGTACAGGGTCTCGGCACCATCGGCGGCTTCCGCCTGCAGGTCGAGGATCGCGGCAACCTGGGCTACGAGGAGCTGTACAAGCAAACCCAGAACATCATCGCCAAGGCCCGCCAGTTGCCTGAGCTGAACCCCATGTCGGTGTTCACCAGCTATCAGGTCAACGTGCCCCAGGTGGATGCCGCCATCGACCGCGAGAAGGCCAAGACCCACGGCGTGGCCATCAGCGACATCTTCGACACCATGCAGGTGTACCTGGGTTCGCTGTACGCCAACGACTTCAACCGCTTTGGCCGCACCTACCAGGTCAATGTCCAGGCAGAACAGCAATTCCGCCTGGAGCCCGAGCAGATTGGCCAGCTGAAGGTACGCAACAACCGTGGCGAGATGATTCCGCTGTCCACCTTCGTCAAGGTGGAGAACAGCTCGGGCCCTGATCGCGTGATGCACTACAACGGCTTCATCACCGCCGAGATAAACGGCGCTGCAGCCCCCGGCTACAGTTCCGGCCAGGCCGAGGCAGCGATCGAGAAACTGCTGAAGGAAGAGCTGCCCAACGGCATGACCTTTGAGTGGACCGACCTGACCTACCAGCAGATCCTCGCCGGTAATACCGCGGTGTTCATCTTCCCCCTCTGCGTGCTCCTGGCCTTCCTGGTACTGGCCGCCCAGTACGAGAGCTGGAGCCTGCCGCTGGCGGTGATCCTGATCGTGCCGACCGTACTGTTCTCCGCCATTACCGGGGTGATCCTGGCCGGTAGCGACAACAACATCTTCACCCAGATCGGCTTGATCGTCCTGGTGGGCCTGGCATGCAAGAACGCCATCCTCATCGTCGAGTTCGCCAAGGAGAAACAGGAAGAAGGTCTGGATCGCGTCGCCGCCGTCCTGGAAGCCTGCCGCCTGCGTCTGCGCCCGATCCTGATGACCTCCATCGCTTTCATCATGGGCGTGGTGCCGCTGGTGCTGTCCTCCGGTGCCGGCGCCGAAATGCGCCATGCCATGGGCGTTGCAGTGTTCAGCGGGATGATCGGCGTGACCTTCTTCGGCCTGCTGCTGACCCCGGTGTTCTATGTCCTGATCCGCGGATTCGTCGAGAAGCGCGAAGCGCGCAAGGGCGCCCGCGCCCAGCAACTGAAGGAAGCACACACATGA
- a CDS encoding efflux transporter outer membrane subunit — MIHKAFAPALLALALAACAVGPDYKAPESEPARLASSEGVKVDRTRFESLWWQQFEDPTLNQLVQESLKENRELRIAFARLKAARAIRDDVGNDQLPVVTAGASAEIGKGQQPGVTEERVNAERYDLGLNMAWELDLFGRIQRQIEASEAETDAAQADLQQLQVSLIAELVDAYGNLRGAQLRERIARENLENQQESRGLTEQLRDAGVGSELDVLRADGRLAATEASLPQLQAEEARARNRIATLLGQRPEQLSVDLSPKPLPVIAKALPIGDPAELLRRRPDVRSAERQLAAATAGVGVATADLFPRVSLSGFLGFTAGRGSQIGSSAARAWAVAPTISWAAFDLGSVRARLRGAEADADGALANYEQQVLLALEESENAFSDYGKRQERLVSLVRQSEATRAAAEQAATRYREGTVDFLVLLDAERERLAAEDAQALAEVEVYRGIVAIYKALGGGWQPQA, encoded by the coding sequence ATGATTCACAAGGCTTTTGCCCCCGCTCTGCTGGCCCTGGCGCTTGCCGCCTGTGCCGTAGGCCCGGACTACAAGGCCCCGGAGAGCGAGCCCGCGCGGCTCGCCTCTTCCGAAGGTGTGAAGGTTGATCGCACCCGCTTCGAGAGCCTCTGGTGGCAGCAGTTCGAAGACCCGACCCTGAACCAGTTGGTGCAAGAGTCGCTGAAGGAAAACCGCGAACTGCGCATCGCCTTCGCCCGCCTCAAGGCCGCCCGCGCCATCCGCGATGACGTCGGCAACGACCAGTTGCCTGTGGTCACCGCCGGAGCCAGTGCCGAAATTGGCAAAGGCCAGCAGCCTGGCGTAACAGAAGAGCGGGTCAACGCCGAACGCTACGACCTGGGTCTGAACATGGCCTGGGAGCTGGACCTGTTCGGTCGCATCCAACGGCAGATCGAGGCCAGCGAAGCGGAAACCGACGCCGCCCAGGCCGACCTGCAACAGTTGCAGGTGAGCCTGATCGCCGAGTTGGTAGACGCCTACGGCAACCTGCGTGGCGCACAGCTCAGGGAGCGGATTGCACGCGAAAACCTGGAGAACCAGCAGGAGTCCCGCGGCCTGACCGAACAACTGCGCGACGCGGGCGTCGGCAGCGAACTGGATGTGCTGCGCGCTGACGGTCGTCTGGCCGCCACCGAAGCCAGCCTGCCGCAACTGCAGGCCGAAGAAGCGCGTGCCCGCAACCGCATCGCCACACTGCTCGGCCAGCGTCCGGAACAATTGTCCGTGGACCTGTCTCCCAAGCCCCTGCCGGTGATTGCCAAGGCACTGCCCATCGGCGATCCGGCCGAGCTGCTGCGTCGTCGTCCGGACGTGCGTTCAGCGGAGCGGCAACTGGCCGCCGCCACCGCCGGTGTTGGCGTGGCCACGGCTGACCTGTTCCCGCGCGTGAGTCTGTCGGGCTTCCTCGGCTTCACGGCCGGACGCGGCTCGCAGATCGGCTCCTCCGCCGCACGAGCCTGGGCGGTGGCACCGACCATTTCCTGGGCAGCCTTCGACCTTGGCAGTGTTCGCGCCCGACTGCGTGGCGCCGAGGCCGACGCCGACGGTGCACTGGCCAACTACGAGCAACAAGTGCTGCTGGCCCTGGAAGAGTCGGAAAACGCTTTCAGCGACTACGGCAAACGCCAGGAACGACTGGTGTCGCTGGTGCGCCAGTCGGAAGCCACCCGCGCCGCCGCCGAACAGGCCGCGACCCGCTATCGCGAAGGTACCGTGGACTTCCTCGTGCTGCTGGACGCCGAACGCGAGCGCCTGGCTGCCGAAGACGCCCAGGCCCTGGCCGAAGTCGAGGTCTATCGCGGCATCG